The following is a genomic window from Thermoproteales archaeon.
GGGAGATCCATGGAAAAAATAGGTAAAATACTACCGTATCCAAGGTGGAGGAAAGGCCAGGAAAAAATAGCTAGGAAAGTTTACGAGGCTGTAAAAGCGAGAAAAATTTTGTTGCTAGGATATCCTACAGGGGCGGGAAAAACAATAGCTGCTTTAATTGGGGCATACCTTTCTAAACCTAAAAGTAAGAAAATATTTTTTCTAGCACGAACTAAAAACCAAGTTCAGGCGCCTATAAGAGAAGTTTTTATGCTCCAGAAAAAGGGGGTATTTGTCTCCACAATAGTTCTTCAAAATAAAAGGGATATGTGCCCCCTACCCATTTCTGGTAGACTATCTTACGAAGAATTTCTAAAATACTGCGATTCACTAAATGCATTGGGTTTATGTCAATACTTCAAAAACCTAGAAAAACTTGATAGAAAAAAGCTAGATATTGATTACAACCCCGAGCCAAGAGCGTTTATTAAAGAAATCTCGAGAAAAGGACTATGCCCGTATGAAATCGCCAAGATGCTTGTTTCGAAATCGGATCTTATCATAGGCTCCTACACCTACATTTTCTCTAGGGACATACGATATCGTATTCAAACAGCAACTGGTTTAAAGTTAGAAGATCTAATCCTGATAATCGATGAAGCACACAATCTGCCAGATATTATTGCTGATATGCAAAGCACGAAAATATATAAACATTACGTAAAGATAGCGCAGAAAGAGGTTAGAAAATTTCTAAAAGGAGAAATGGCAGATAGTTTGATATCGTCACTAACTAACCTATACTCTTACATTACAACGTTAGAAAAGAAAAGCGGCGGAGAGGATTATATTCTAGATCCAAGCGAGCTCTTGGCCGTTTTCCCAAGTTTTAATCAGCTGAAAAACGCAACGTTCATCGTTTCAAGAAACATGCTTGAAAGCGGTATTTTAACTCCAAGCTATTTATCAAAAATATACGAATTTCTCAAAGCGCTACATCACATGACCTATGGATTTGTCGTTTATGCCACAACGACATCCGAAGGTTTTACTATAAAATGTCAATGCGTGGATCCGACAATCACTTCTAGAGACGTTTTCTCCAAAGTCTACGCAGCTATTTTAATGAGCGGAACACTGCAACCAACTGACTACTTAGTTTCAATGCTCGGTCTTGAAAGGAGAAGAATAATCGAACATAGAATACGCACAGATTTTTCGAAGCAGGTAGAGCTTCTTGTTTATACGAGATTATCATCCCGCTATGTTGAACGTAGCGATGAAAATTACAAAAGAATCGCGAAAATTATCACTATTCTCTTCAAAAAATTAAGCAGTGATGTTGCTTTAGCAGTTTTTCCATCGTACGAGTATATGAAAAAGGTAAACGTGTTTTTACCCGATGAAATCAGGAAAAACTCTTTTCCTGAGCGCGAAGATACCAGGCTTAGAGACGTTGAAGAATTTATAAAAAAACGTGGAAAAAGCTTGGTTCTAGCTGTTGCCTGGGGTAAGCTTATAGAAGGTATAGAGCTAAGGCGTGAAAGAAGTTTAATCAAGATGGTTATACTAGCTGGCTTGCCAGTACCAGAGCCTAGCATAGTTAATGTTAAAAAAGAAGAATTATTGACAGCACGCTTTTTAGACGCAGAGAAGGGATGGAAATATACCTACATAGTCCCGGCTGTTATTAGGCT
Proteins encoded in this region:
- a CDS encoding ATP-dependent DNA helicase, yielding MEKIGKILPYPRWRKGQEKIARKVYEAVKARKILLLGYPTGAGKTIAALIGAYLSKPKSKKIFFLARTKNQVQAPIREVFMLQKKGVFVSTIVLQNKRDMCPLPISGRLSYEEFLKYCDSLNALGLCQYFKNLEKLDRKKLDIDYNPEPRAFIKEISRKGLCPYEIAKMLVSKSDLIIGSYTYIFSRDIRYRIQTATGLKLEDLILIIDEAHNLPDIIADMQSTKIYKHYVKIAQKEVRKFLKGEMADSLISSLTNLYSYITTLEKKSGGEDYILDPSELLAVFPSFNQLKNATFIVSRNMLESGILTPSYLSKIYEFLKALHHMTYGFVVYATTTSEGFTIKCQCVDPTITSRDVFSKVYAAILMSGTLQPTDYLVSMLGLERRRIIEHRIRTDFSKQVELLVYTRLSSRYVERSDENYKRIAKIITILFKKLSSDVALAVFPSYEYMKKVNVFLPDEIRKNSFPEREDTRLRDVEEFIKKRGKSLVLAVAWGKLIEGIELRRERSLIKMVILAGLPVPEPSIVNVKKEELLTARFLDAEKGWKYTYIVPAVIRLLQAIGRAVRTEKDRAFVLILDRRIIESDLKSIVEIHGYKMETTDKFNEIVEKLEAFDFK